Within Azoarcus sp. DD4, the genomic segment ATTCCGCCTGGTGTGATCTTCTGCCTGCGCGCCGAGGGCCCGGCGGCACACAAAGCCAAGGAATCGGACTACCCCTTGTCACCCCATTACCTCGTCCACGTCGGCGACGACGGTGCCGTGTTGCTGCCCTACACCCAGGCCAAACGCATTCTCGACCGGCTCAAGCGCCTGGCGCTGGGTCGCGACCTGCCCGACGCTGGCGCCTGCGCCCGCTTCGACAAGGCCACCAAGCACGGCGAAGACATGCGCCATGCGCAAAAGCTGCTCGCAGCAAGCGTAGCGTCGGTTGTCGGCAAGAACGAGGAACGCGCAGTGGCCAGTCTGTTTTCGCCGGGCGGCACGCATGCCATCAAAGGCGAGTTCGCCGGAAGCAATGACTTTGAAGTGTTGGCATTCATGGTAGTGCTGTCCCAAGAGTGAACAGGAAACTTACCGAGAGAATGCGTTGAAGAATCTAGGGGACATTTATGGCTAGCGGAAAATTGCTCAGGCAACTGATCAAATCCGGCGTACAAGGGGATCTCGCCAGATTCCGTTCCGCCTCCGAAGCGGTCATCAAGGAAGAGCGCGAGAAGAACCATCATCTGCTCGCCAACGATCTCGAGCACCTGCTTTACGGCGATCAGGCCAAACCCGGTCCTGGCTCCCGCAGGCTGCATGCCGTGACCAATCTGCCGACGAACAAGGACAATGGTTTGGCGCTGCTCGAAGAGCGTGCCGTGATTCGAGAGGAAAAGGACATCATCCTCTCTGACGCTACGAAGTCGGCGCTGGATGAGATCCTGATGGAGCACAACCGTGCCGATGTGTTGCGATCCTTCGGGATGCATCCCGCGCAGAAGCTCTTGTTTTGTGGGCCGCCGGGTTGCGGCAAGACGCTGGCTGCGGAGGTCATCGCGCACAGCTTGTCGATGCCCCTGGTTCTGGTCCGGCTCGATTCGCTTATTTCGTCCTTCCTGGGTGAGACGGCGGCCAATCTGCGCAAAGTGTTCGACTACGTGGCGAGTCAGCCGGTGGTGGCGCTCTTCGATGAATTCGATGCGCTGACCAAGGATCGTGGCGACAGCGCCGATCACGGCGAGCTGAAGCGCTCCGTGAACGCAGTCCTGCAGATGATGGACGGCTACCGTGGGGAGAGCATCCTCATCGCGACGACCAACTACGAGTCCCTGCTGGACAAGGCGGTGTGGCGGCGTTTCGACGAGATCTTGCGTTTCGAGCTGCCCAGTCTTGAGCAGATCAAACGCCTGCTGTCATTGAAGCTGTCCGGCATTCGCCGAAATTTCGAGGCGGACGACGGCCAAGTTGCCTCGCAGTTCAAGGGAATGTCCCATGCCGATATCGAGCGCGTACTGCGCCGGGCGGTGAAGGAAATGATCCTGTCCGGACGGGAATTCCTCGAGAAGGCCCACATCGATACCGCGCTGGCTCGCGAATACCGCCATAAGGGCTGAGTTGGGGGGTAAGAGACCGTGGCTTACGAGCACCTGCGCCTGCAGCGAGAGGCGCCGTCGACTGAACGGCATCCAAGACGACATCCCGGTGTTCGGCCGCCGGCCGACCCCCGAGCGCATGGCGCGATGTTGGCACAGAAGCTCGTCGTGGCGCGAGGGCGAATCGACGCTGAAGACCTAGGTGGTTTCGACGACCGAAAGCTCCTTAAGATTCAGCTGCGTGCTGGCGACAAGAGCGTTCCTGCATTCGACGCTATTCCCGGTGTTGAGATCGTCAGCCAGGAAGACGAGTCGATCGTGCTGGCCTTCGCCACAGAAGAAGGTCTCGCCGAGTTCGAGAGTCGTCTCAGTACGCTCGCCCGCGACGGCGTGGTGACGCGCAAGGAGCTTCTGTTCGTCATCGAGGACTTCGACCACTGGACGCCCCAGGATCGTACTGGCGCAGCGCTGCGCGAGCAGGGGTTTCCCGCCGAGGAACTCTTCACGCTTGATGTGGAACTGTGGCCCCAGGAACGGCAGGACAGACGCCAGGCGCTTATGGAGGCGTTTTCCCGCTGGCTGCAGGAATACGGCATAGAGCGGCTGGATAGCCTCACGCAGCCTTCCCTCCTGATGGTGCGGATGCGCTGTACGCGAGAGCAGGCGGATCGGGTCCTGCGGCATCGCGACGTGCGCACGGTCGATCTTCCCCCGCGGCTCGGCATTGCCGTCCAACTGCTGCTCACCGATATCAATCAGTTTCCCGCAGTCCTGCCTCCCGATGACGGCGCTCCGTCCGTCGCGGTACTCGATTCGGGACTGACGCCTGGACACCCCTTGCTGGGGCCGGCAGTGGGCGATGCACAAGGCTACCTTTCTCCCCATCGGACCCCGCATGACGATCAACCCTGGCACGGAACTTTTGTCGCCGGCTTGGCGCTGTATGGGGACGTGGGGGCTGCGATCCGCGACGGGCGCTTCGTCCCGCAGCTCCGGCTCTTCTCCGGGAAGGTCTTCAATGACGACGGCAACGACCAGACCGAGTTCGTCGAGAAGGCGGTGGAGGAGGCTGTGCGCGAGTTGCACGGCCAGTACGGGTGTCGTGTCTTCAATCTGAGCTATGGCGATCTCAACAAGGTCTATGACGGGCGCCACGTTCGCGGCCTGGCCTACACCCTGGATCGCCTGACGCGAGAGCTTGGTGTCCTGTTCGTGGTGCCCACCGGCAACCTGCACCTTTCCGAGCTGCCAGACGACGCGCGAGAACGCTATCCCGACTATCTGCTTGCCGACTCCGCGCGCTTGCTTGATCCGGCCACTGCCCTGAACGCGCTCACGGTAGGCGGTATTGCGCAGAACGAAGCGACGAGGGACGCGCAGCGGCATCCGAACGCCCTTGAGGATCAACCATTGGCGCGAACTGACCAGCCGTTTCCGCTCACGCGATGCGGCTTATCGATCAATGGCGCGATCAAACCCGATGTCGTCGAGCATGCCGGCAATGTCGCGCTGATGCGGGCGGTTGCACGTCCGCGGCATGCAGGGTTGGGCGTGGTCTCGCTCAACGGCGGCTTTGCCGGCGGATCAGGGTTCAGCGAGGACATTGGGACGAGCTATGCTGCCCCAGTCGTCGCGCATAAGGCGGCTAGGATCCTGGCCGAACTGCCGAATGCCACCCCGAACCTGTTGCGTGCGTTGATCGGCGCGCATGCCAGCTGGCCACAAGCCTGCGAGACCTTGCTCAACCCCGACGGCAACGGTGAAGGGCGCGACAAGCTGCTGCGTCTGATCGGCTATGGGTGTGTCGAGGATGCTGCCCTCTTTCGTTCGCTGGACCACACCGTCACCTTGCTGACCGAAGAGCGCATCGGCAACGACCAGCATCATTTTTTCGAGCTGCCGCTACCTGACAGCTTCTGGGCGGGCGGTCGCCGTACGCGGGAGATAACGGTTGCCCTGGCGCACAGTCCAGCCGTCCGTACCACGCGGCTGGACTACCGCATGAGCAAGCTGTGGTTCTCCGTGGTAACAGCGAGTGGCCTGGACGAGGTCACTCAGGCTTTCCGTCGGAACCGTGAGCAAGGCATGGGAGAGCGCAGCAACGGTCGCTGGCTGTCCAACGACGCACGCAAGAACGGCACGTTGCAGGTTTCTCGCTGGAGCTTCAGACAGGCGCTTGCGAACGGCAACAAGGTCTTCGTGGTGGTGACTCGCCAGGACAGCCCATGGTCGAACGGCCGCGATGGCGAAGAGCCCTATGCGCTTGCTGCGGTGCTCGCCGACCGCGAGCAGGCGAATGCCCACCTCTACGCCGAGGTACGCGCCGTGCTTGAAGCCCGCGTCCAGGCGCGTGCTCGTGCAAGGGTGTGATGCGAACCATGCTGCTGGACGTACCAGGATTCATCGCCTCGCTCGGTCTGCCCGACGGCTGCCGAGTCGATCAGCGCGTGCCGAAGAAGCTGCTGCTGGAGAACGGAGCCCCCACGGCCGCCGACAAACGACTGATCGCCGATACCGTCGAGGAGATACAGTGGGTCGCGGCACTCAAGCCGAACACCATCGGCGTGCCCGACTATCGCGACGACCAGCGCGTGTACCTGGAGATCGCGGTGCTTGCCGTGACGCTGCGCAGCCAGCCCGGGCAAGACAAAGCCAAGCCAGCGAACGCTGCCCGCCTCGCCGAGCTGGTGCACCGCGCGGTCCCCTATCCGGTCCTGTTGCTGCTGTACTCCGGGCAGAGCATGACGCTCTCATTCGCACATAAGCGCTGGGCACAGAACGAAGCGAGCAAAGTGGTGCTGGACGGCGGCATGGTGTCCATGTCGTTGCCCGAGGACGCGCCGTCTCTCGATGCGCTGACCGCATTCGTTCAGGCCATCGCTTTGACTCGCCAGCCTCGGTCCTCGCTTTTCGCCTTGTATCAGGGGTGGATGGACAGCGCGCAGGCGCTGTTGGCGGCGAAGTTGACCGGGATGTTCAAGGCGGCCGACAGCCCGGAGCAGGCTGCAGCTCGCCGCCTTGCCCTGCAGGAATGCGCACGGCTGGAGTCCGAGGCGGCCCACTTGCGCACGCAGGCGGGCAAAGAAAAACAACTGGCGCGACAGGTTGAGCTCAACCTCGCGCTCAAGCGCGTGCTGGTCGAATTGGCCGCAGCACGCGAACAGCTATGAAGATTGAAAGAATGGCGGAGAAAAAGATGCAGAAAATCGATGCGACCAGCCCGGAGGCCCAGTCCGCAGACCTTGTGGCCAGCAACATCGAGCAACTCAAGGCGCTGTTCCCGGAACTCATCACCGAGGGGCAGAATGGCACGGCGGTGAACGTGGACGTGCTCAAGGCGCTGGTCGGCGATGCCACCGTTACCGACGCTGACGAGAAATACGGCCTGAACTGGCATGGCAAGCGGCGCGCGCGGCAACTGGCGCTCACCCCCTCGACCGGCACCCTGCGCCCCTGCCCCGAGGAGAGCGTGGACTGGGACACCACGCAGAACCTGATGATCGAGGGCGACAACCTCGAAGTGCTCAAACTCCTCCAGAAGAGCTATGCCGGCAAGGTCAAGCTGATCTACATCGACCCGCCGTACAACACGGGCAAGGACTTCGTGTACCCGGACAACTTCCAGGACAACATCAAGAACTATTTGGAGCTGACTGGGCAAGCCGAAGGCGGGCGCAAGGTCAGCAGCAACACTGAGGCCAGCGGGCGGTTTCACACCGACTGGTTGAATATGATGTATCCGCGGTTGAGGCTCGCGCGTGCGCTGATGGCGGACGATGGGGCGGTCTTCATCAGCATCGCTGACCAGGAGATTCACAATCTGCGGCATGTCCTCGATGAGGTGTTCGGGCCAGAGAACTTCATCGCGAATGTGATTTGGCACAAGATGGACAGTCCAAAGAACTCAGCGGTCCACTTGAGCGAAGACCACGACTACATTGTGATTTATGCCAAGAACGCAGATGTATGGCGGCCCTGCCCATTGCCACGTTCTGACGAGATGGTTGCCCGATACAAGAACCCGGACAATGATCCGAGAGGTCCTTGGCTCCTCGGGGATCTCGCAGCCCGAAACTTTTACGGACAGGGGCGATACCCCATAACTACGCCATCCGGCAAGGTGATT encodes:
- a CDS encoding AAA family ATPase; translation: MASGKLLRQLIKSGVQGDLARFRSASEAVIKEEREKNHHLLANDLEHLLYGDQAKPGPGSRRLHAVTNLPTNKDNGLALLEERAVIREEKDIILSDATKSALDEILMEHNRADVLRSFGMHPAQKLLFCGPPGCGKTLAAEVIAHSLSMPLVLVRLDSLISSFLGETAANLRKVFDYVASQPVVALFDEFDALTKDRGDSADHGELKRSVNAVLQMMDGYRGESILIATTNYESLLDKAVWRRFDEILRFELPSLEQIKRLLSLKLSGIRRNFEADDGQVASQFKGMSHADIERVLRRAVKEMILSGREFLEKAHIDTALAREYRHKG
- a CDS encoding site-specific DNA-methyltransferase; protein product: MKIERMAEKKMQKIDATSPEAQSADLVASNIEQLKALFPELITEGQNGTAVNVDVLKALVGDATVTDADEKYGLNWHGKRRARQLALTPSTGTLRPCPEESVDWDTTQNLMIEGDNLEVLKLLQKSYAGKVKLIYIDPPYNTGKDFVYPDNFQDNIKNYLELTGQAEGGRKVSSNTEASGRFHTDWLNMMYPRLRLARALMADDGAVFISIADQEIHNLRHVLDEVFGPENFIANVIWHKMDSPKNSAVHLSEDHDYIVIYAKNADVWRPCPLPRSDEMVARYKNPDNDPRGPWLLGDLAARNFYGQGRYPITTPSGKVISGPPAGSYWRVSEQKFRELDADGRIWWGTSGENRPGIKRFLSEVKDGVVPQTYWAWKDVGSTRHAKQELSQLMEADAGEDLFITPKPVRLIKRILQIGAPKEALVMDFFAGSGTTFHATLEQNAEDSGSRRCISVQLQEPLPEKTARGHSTIADITAERMRRAGSKVKAENSLFSGDVGFRVFKLDTSNIRAWNPNPADLEASLFAHQEHLVEGRSEADVLYELLLKLGLDLCVPIEKRSIVGRDVHSVGGGVLMACMAEHITRDDVEPLAQGIVAWHEELQPVGDATCVFRDSAFADDVAKTNLAAILEQHGIQNVRSL
- a CDS encoding DUF4391 domain-containing protein; protein product: MRTMLLDVPGFIASLGLPDGCRVDQRVPKKLLLENGAPTAADKRLIADTVEEIQWVAALKPNTIGVPDYRDDQRVYLEIAVLAVTLRSQPGQDKAKPANAARLAELVHRAVPYPVLLLLYSGQSMTLSFAHKRWAQNEASKVVLDGGMVSMSLPEDAPSLDALTAFVQAIALTRQPRSSLFALYQGWMDSAQALLAAKLTGMFKAADSPEQAAARRLALQECARLESEAAHLRTQAGKEKQLARQVELNLALKRVLVELAAAREQL
- a CDS encoding S8 family peptidase — translated: MLAQKLVVARGRIDAEDLGGFDDRKLLKIQLRAGDKSVPAFDAIPGVEIVSQEDESIVLAFATEEGLAEFESRLSTLARDGVVTRKELLFVIEDFDHWTPQDRTGAALREQGFPAEELFTLDVELWPQERQDRRQALMEAFSRWLQEYGIERLDSLTQPSLLMVRMRCTREQADRVLRHRDVRTVDLPPRLGIAVQLLLTDINQFPAVLPPDDGAPSVAVLDSGLTPGHPLLGPAVGDAQGYLSPHRTPHDDQPWHGTFVAGLALYGDVGAAIRDGRFVPQLRLFSGKVFNDDGNDQTEFVEKAVEEAVRELHGQYGCRVFNLSYGDLNKVYDGRHVRGLAYTLDRLTRELGVLFVVPTGNLHLSELPDDARERYPDYLLADSARLLDPATALNALTVGGIAQNEATRDAQRHPNALEDQPLARTDQPFPLTRCGLSINGAIKPDVVEHAGNVALMRAVARPRHAGLGVVSLNGGFAGGSGFSEDIGTSYAAPVVAHKAARILAELPNATPNLLRALIGAHASWPQACETLLNPDGNGEGRDKLLRLIGYGCVEDAALFRSLDHTVTLLTEERIGNDQHHFFELPLPDSFWAGGRRTREITVALAHSPAVRTTRLDYRMSKLWFSVVTASGLDEVTQAFRRNREQGMGERSNGRWLSNDARKNGTLQVSRWSFRQALANGNKVFVVVTRQDSPWSNGRDGEEPYALAAVLADREQANAHLYAEVRAVLEARVQARARARV